A DNA window from Paenibacillus sp. HWE-109 contains the following coding sequences:
- a CDS encoding MFS transporter: MSQGASTGAPTMRTFFSNRFVQSIMLSGVFLQVGIWIRNFAILLYVTDMTNNDPKSLSLISVAEFAPIFIFSFIGGAFADRWRPKLTMVWCDILSAVSVFIIMITLYYGSWKAIFFATLVSSILSQFSQPSGMKLFKVHVPDSQMQMGMSLYQSMMAIFMILGPIMGTFVYYHFGIEMAVAIMGVCFLLSALVLMFLPADRKVEKGAEPRTTHIWAEMGQGFRYVLKNRMLVTLGGCFAVAGLAIGLISPLGLYVVTENLGLPKENLQWFMASNGIAMIIGGGVTMVFSKKMLPQAMLTLGMAVSVVTFAVIGTTHLLWLALVMQFLSGFVMPAIQIGINTMIMGNTEESFVGRVNGILNPLFMGAMVITMSLAGTLKASFSLEAIYLTAAALFVVGVLIMLPSLKYKASTAPQAARE; encoded by the coding sequence ATGTCTCAAGGTGCTTCAACCGGCGCGCCGACGATGCGGACTTTTTTCTCCAATCGTTTCGTGCAGTCGATTATGCTATCAGGTGTTTTTCTCCAAGTGGGGATTTGGATTCGCAACTTTGCGATTCTTCTTTATGTCACGGATATGACCAATAATGATCCCAAATCGTTATCTTTAATTTCAGTTGCCGAGTTTGCGCCAATATTTATTTTCTCCTTTATTGGTGGTGCTTTTGCGGATCGCTGGAGGCCTAAGTTGACGATGGTCTGGTGCGATATTCTTAGCGCCGTGTCCGTTTTTATTATCATGATTACGTTGTATTACGGGTCATGGAAAGCGATCTTTTTCGCCACGTTAGTGTCGTCGATTCTATCTCAATTTTCCCAACCATCCGGGATGAAGCTGTTCAAAGTTCATGTGCCGGACTCGCAAATGCAAATGGGAATGTCGCTTTATCAGTCCATGATGGCGATATTCATGATCTTAGGCCCTATTATGGGGACATTCGTTTACTATCATTTTGGGATCGAAATGGCTGTAGCGATTATGGGCGTATGCTTCCTGCTCTCAGCCTTGGTACTTATGTTCTTGCCTGCTGATCGGAAAGTAGAAAAAGGAGCAGAACCGCGGACAACACATATCTGGGCTGAAATGGGGCAAGGCTTCCGTTACGTGCTCAAGAACCGCATGTTGGTTACTTTAGGCGGCTGTTTCGCGGTTGCGGGACTTGCTATTGGATTAATTAGTCCGCTTGGCCTTTATGTGGTAACCGAAAATCTGGGGCTGCCCAAAGAGAATCTGCAATGGTTCATGGCTAGCAATGGGATTGCGATGATCATCGGTGGCGGCGTCACTATGGTTTTCTCCAAAAAAATGCTCCCGCAAGCCATGCTGACTCTAGGAATGGCAGTAAGTGTGGTCACATTCGCTGTAATCGGAACGACTCATCTTCTTTGGTTGGCGCTTGTCATGCAATTCCTCTCTGGATTTGTTATGCCTGCCATCCAAATTGGCATCAACACGATGATTATGGGAAATACCGAGGAATCTTTCGTGGGACGTGTTAACGGCATCTTGAATCCCCTGTTCATGGGCGCGATGGTTATCACGATGAGTTTGGCCGGAACGCTCAAAGCGTCCTTCTCCTTGGAAGCCATATATCTCACAGCAGCCGCGTTGTTTGTTGTTGGTGTGCTGATTATGTTGCCTTCGTTAAAATATAAAGCCAGCACTGCTCCTCAAGCTGCTAGAGAATAG
- a CDS encoding DeoR/GlpR family DNA-binding transcription regulator, translated as MGKTDIRRDAIMQAIKDKGSIALTDIVQQFAVSEATARRDLEILEQEKRCIRTFGGAVLESLKVEVPFFNKMDLYTEEKKEIADKALNYIEDGDIIGLTGGTTTTFIAKKLNQFKNLTVITNAVNIAYELIGTQGLQLILTGGVIRTQTFELSGPLANATLENLSIRKTFMGVDGISLSRGMMIYNELEAETNRRMMKQSMETYLVADHSKFSRSSLFVIGEVQETVGIISDSKITPEMKLAFKEAGAPFL; from the coding sequence ATGGGAAAGACAGACATTCGTCGAGATGCCATCATGCAAGCCATTAAAGATAAGGGCTCCATTGCCTTGACCGATATTGTACAGCAGTTCGCTGTTTCGGAAGCTACAGCCAGACGGGACCTTGAAATTCTGGAGCAAGAGAAACGCTGCATCCGCACCTTTGGCGGTGCCGTCCTTGAGAGCTTGAAGGTCGAAGTTCCCTTTTTTAACAAAATGGACCTCTACACCGAGGAGAAAAAAGAAATTGCCGACAAGGCGCTGAACTACATTGAAGATGGCGATATCATCGGCTTGACCGGTGGAACTACAACCACCTTCATCGCCAAAAAGTTGAACCAATTCAAAAACCTTACCGTCATCACGAATGCGGTGAATATCGCCTATGAGCTTATCGGGACCCAAGGTCTGCAGCTCATTCTCACGGGCGGGGTGATTCGCACCCAAACGTTCGAGCTTTCAGGTCCTCTTGCCAACGCAACGTTGGAGAATCTCAGCATCCGCAAAACGTTCATGGGTGTAGACGGCATCTCGTTATCTCGCGGCATGATGATTTATAACGAGCTCGAAGCCGAAACCAATCGCCGCATGATGAAGCAATCGATGGAAACTTACCTCGTCGCCGATCATTCCAAATTCAGCCGCAGCTCGCTCTTCGTCATCGGCGAAGTCCAAGAAACCGTCGGCATCATCAGCGACTCCAAAATCACCCCGGAAATGAAGCTCGCCTTCAAAGAAGCCGGCGCTCCGTTCTTATAA